One Paracidovorax avenae ATCC 19860 genomic region harbors:
- the rsmI gene encoding 16S rRNA (cytidine(1402)-2'-O)-methyltransferase, producing MSASFASALSAARDAAAAQHYPQGALYVVATPIGNLADITLRALHVLQLADAIACEDTRHTQSLLRAYGIDKAPPQWMAVHQHNEAEAAQAVVQRLQRGERVAYVSDAGTPGVSDPGARLVAAVQAAGLRALPLPGASSVTAALSVAGALDAGAASHRPLAGGFLFAGFLPTRASERQAAVQALAAEHRCTVLLEAPHRIADLTIALAPLGDRLVTLAREITKQFEEIATLPAHALAAWLGEEGSSRTRGEFAIVVHPAALPGGDDNPTTASGLRILRQLLAELPVKTAVRLAAEISGAPRNALYDAALAMKKEGAEGG from the coding sequence TTGAGCGCCTCTTTCGCCTCCGCCCTGTCCGCCGCGCGCGACGCGGCCGCAGCGCAGCATTATCCGCAGGGCGCCCTCTACGTCGTCGCCACGCCGATCGGCAACCTCGCGGACATCACCCTGCGCGCCCTGCACGTGCTGCAGCTGGCCGATGCCATCGCCTGCGAGGACACCCGCCACACGCAGTCCCTGCTGCGCGCCTACGGCATCGACAAGGCCCCGCCGCAATGGATGGCCGTGCACCAGCATAACGAGGCCGAGGCGGCCCAGGCCGTCGTGCAGCGGCTGCAGCGCGGCGAGCGCGTCGCCTACGTGAGCGACGCCGGCACCCCGGGCGTGAGCGACCCGGGCGCCCGGCTCGTCGCCGCCGTGCAGGCGGCCGGACTGCGCGCGCTGCCGCTGCCCGGTGCGAGCAGCGTGACGGCCGCACTCAGCGTCGCCGGGGCCCTCGATGCCGGCGCGGCCTCGCACCGGCCGCTGGCCGGTGGATTTCTATTCGCCGGCTTTCTCCCCACGCGCGCCTCGGAACGCCAGGCCGCCGTCCAGGCCCTGGCGGCCGAACATCGCTGCACCGTCCTGCTCGAAGCACCCCACCGCATCGCCGACCTCACAATAGCGCTGGCCCCCCTGGGGGACCGCTTGGTCACCCTGGCACGGGAAATCACCAAGCAGTTCGAGGAAATCGCCACCTTGCCCGCCCATGCCCTGGCCGCCTGGCTGGGAGAGGAAGGAAGCTCGCGCACGCGCGGGGAATTCGCCATCGTCGTGCATCCCGCAGCCCTGCCCGGGGGCGACGACAACCCCACCACCGCGTCCGGCCTGCGCATCCTGCGCCAGCTGCTGGCCGAGCTGCCCGTCAAGACGGCAGTCCGCCTGGCGGCCGAGATCAGCGGAGCGCCGCGCAACGCGCTCTACGACGCCGCGCTGGCGATGAAGAAGGAAGGCGCCGAGGGCGGCTGA
- a CDS encoding YraN family protein, whose amino-acid sequence MGILEKKTGGTDGAVRKTTTRAAGMAAEDRALAHLQAAGLRLLTRNYRTPGRGGGEIDLILRDRDGTVVFVEVRSRASDAYGGAGASIGAAKRRRIVFAARHYLLRWPSLPPCRFDAVLVSGDAVQWLQAAFDAG is encoded by the coding sequence ATGGGAATCCTTGAAAAAAAGACCGGCGGCACGGACGGGGCCGTGCGCAAGACGACGACGCGGGCGGCGGGCATGGCCGCGGAGGACCGTGCGCTGGCCCATCTGCAGGCCGCCGGCCTGCGGCTGCTGACGCGCAATTATCGGACGCCGGGTCGTGGGGGCGGAGAGATCGACCTGATCCTGCGCGATCGCGATGGCACCGTGGTGTTCGTGGAGGTGCGCAGCCGGGCGAGCGATGCCTACGGTGGCGCTGGCGCGAGCATCGGTGCGGCCAAGCGTCGACGGATCGTGTTCGCGGCGCGGCACTACCTGCTGCGCTGGCCGTCGCTGCCTCCGTGCCGCTTCGATGCGGTACTGGTGAGTGGCGACGCGGTGCAGTGGCTGCAGGCTGCGTTCGATGCCGGTTAG
- a CDS encoding SIS domain-containing protein — MLEQRIQQHFIDSADLKYQAAQILSQPIGAAVQAILACVTSGAKVLACGSGAASAQARQFAALCVAGFERERPELAAVALEPDALWSAPGMPGGDAQVLARQVRALGQAGDVLLAVADGSAATDAALVEAIQSAHERDMTVIALTGRGSAALAGLLRETDVLIEVPHDRAARVREVHALVLHCLCDGVDAQLFGEQEIPL; from the coding sequence ATGCTCGAGCAACGCATCCAACAGCATTTCATCGACAGCGCGGATCTCAAGTACCAGGCCGCGCAAATCCTCAGTCAACCCATCGGGGCGGCCGTGCAGGCCATCCTGGCGTGCGTCACCAGCGGAGCCAAGGTCCTGGCCTGCGGCAGCGGGGCGGCCTCCGCGCAGGCGCGGCAGTTCGCGGCGCTCTGCGTGGCCGGCTTCGAGCGGGAGCGGCCCGAACTGGCGGCCGTTGCGCTGGAGCCCGATGCGCTCTGGTCCGCGCCCGGCATGCCCGGCGGCGATGCGCAGGTGCTGGCGCGCCAGGTGAGGGCGCTCGGCCAGGCGGGCGACGTGCTTCTGGCGGTGGCCGACGGCAGCGCGGCCACCGATGCCGCGCTGGTCGAGGCCATCCAGTCCGCGCACGAGCGGGACATGACCGTGATCGCCCTTACCGGGCGGGGCAGTGCCGCGCTGGCCGGGCTGCTGCGCGAGACGGACGTGCTGATCGAGGTGCCGCACGACCGTGCGGCCCGTGTGCGCGAAGTGCATGCGCTGGTGCTGCACTGTCTGTGCGATGGGGTGGATGCCCAGTTATTTGGTGAACAGGAGATACCGCTATGA
- a CDS encoding BON domain-containing protein, with protein sequence MTLQTLTRTTGAVLAAVALGTALSACAPLVIGGAAVGTMMAADRRTTGTQVEDETIELRAGNRLRDTFGDRVHVNVTSYNRQVLLTGEVPSQQDKERVEQTVLTVENVRSVVNDLAVMSASTLSQRANDTLITGKVRASLVDAKDIFATAFKVVTERNTVYLMGRVTQREADRATEIARGVNDVRKVVRVFEIVSEQELARGFSQQPQTPAPVTTDSK encoded by the coding sequence ATGACCTTGCAGACGTTGACCCGTACCACTGGCGCCGTGCTGGCCGCCGTCGCCCTGGGAACGGCGCTTTCGGCATGCGCGCCGCTGGTGATCGGCGGCGCCGCCGTGGGCACCATGATGGCCGCGGACCGGCGCACCACCGGGACCCAGGTGGAGGACGAGACCATCGAACTGCGCGCAGGCAACCGGCTGCGCGACACCTTCGGTGACCGGGTCCACGTGAACGTGACCAGCTACAACCGCCAGGTGCTGCTGACGGGCGAGGTGCCCTCCCAGCAGGACAAGGAGCGGGTGGAGCAGACGGTGCTGACCGTCGAGAACGTGCGCTCGGTGGTGAACGACCTGGCGGTGATGTCGGCCAGCACGCTCTCGCAGCGCGCCAACGACACGCTGATCACGGGCAAGGTGCGCGCCAGCCTGGTGGACGCCAAGGACATCTTCGCGACCGCCTTCAAGGTAGTGACGGAGCGCAACACCGTCTATCTGATGGGCCGCGTGACGCAGCGTGAGGCGGACCGTGCCACGGAGATCGCGCGCGGCGTGAACGACGTGCGCAAGGTGGTGCGCGTGTTCGAGATCGTCTCGGAGCAGGAACTGGCGCGCGGCTTCTCGCAGCAGCCCCAGACCCCGGCACCGGTCACCACGGATAGCAAGTAA
- a CDS encoding NAD(P)-dependent oxidoreductase, with the protein MPSSTAPRSYDALPSRKVAFLGLGVMGYPMAGHLALAGHQVTVYNRTAAKAAAWCEEFTQAAGARHAATPREAAQGADIVFCCVGNDDDLRAVVLGADGAFAGMQPGAVFVDHTTASAEVARELDRAARTLGLRFIDAPVSGGQAGAQNGQLTVMCGGDAEAFDNVRPVAMAFSRAFTRIGDSGAGQLAKMVNQICIAGIVQGLSEAIAFGQHAGLDMPLVLDVIGKGAAQSWQMDNRGKTMVEGRFDFGFAVDWMRKDLGLVLQEAHRNGSRLPLTALVDQFYADVQQAGGARWDTSSLITRLGMKKPKNN; encoded by the coding sequence ATGCCATCCAGCACCGCACCGCGCAGCTATGACGCTCTTCCCTCGCGCAAGGTCGCCTTCCTGGGCCTGGGCGTCATGGGCTACCCGATGGCGGGACACCTGGCGCTCGCCGGCCACCAGGTCACCGTCTACAACCGGACCGCCGCCAAGGCCGCTGCCTGGTGCGAAGAATTCACCCAGGCTGCCGGCGCCCGGCATGCAGCCACCCCGCGCGAGGCCGCCCAGGGCGCGGACATCGTGTTCTGCTGCGTGGGCAACGACGACGACCTGCGCGCCGTCGTGCTCGGTGCCGACGGCGCCTTCGCCGGCATGCAGCCGGGCGCGGTCTTCGTGGACCACACCACCGCGTCCGCCGAAGTCGCGCGCGAACTGGACCGGGCCGCCCGCACGCTGGGCCTGCGCTTCATCGATGCCCCCGTCTCCGGCGGCCAGGCCGGCGCGCAGAACGGCCAGCTCACTGTCATGTGCGGCGGTGACGCCGAAGCATTCGACAACGTACGCCCCGTGGCGATGGCCTTCTCGCGCGCCTTCACGCGCATCGGCGACAGCGGCGCCGGACAGCTCGCCAAGATGGTCAACCAGATCTGCATCGCGGGCATCGTGCAGGGCCTGTCGGAAGCGATCGCCTTCGGCCAGCATGCGGGGCTGGACATGCCGCTGGTGCTCGACGTGATCGGCAAGGGCGCCGCCCAGAGCTGGCAGATGGACAACCGCGGCAAGACCATGGTGGAGGGCCGCTTCGACTTCGGCTTCGCCGTGGACTGGATGCGCAAGGACCTGGGGCTGGTGCTCCAGGAGGCCCACCGCAACGGCTCCCGCCTGCCCCTCACCGCCCTCGTCGACCAGTTCTATGCCGACGTCCAGCAGGCCGGCGGCGCGCGCTGGGACACGTCGAGCCTCATCACCCGCCTGGGCATGAAAAAGCCGAAGAACAACTGA
- a CDS encoding PilT/PilU family type 4a pilus ATPase translates to MERDQASKFINDLLKLMVGRGGSDLFITAEFPPAIKVDGKVTKVSPQPLTPAHTLTLARAIMSDKQVADFERTKECNFAISPAGIGRFRVNAFIQQGRVGMVLRTIPLTLPTIDGLGVPQVLKEITMSKRGLCILVGATGSGKSTTLAAMVDWRNENSFGHIITVEDPIEFVHPHKNCVVTQREVGLDTDSWEAALKNTLRQAPDVILMGEIRDRETMDHAIAFSETGHLCLATLHANSANQALDRIINFFPEERRAQLLMDLSLNLRAMVSQRLIPKQDGKGRAAAVEVMLNTPLIADLIFKGEVAEIKEIMKKSRNLGMQTFDQSLFDLFEANVIGYEDALRNADSLNDLRLQIKLGSQRARSTDLSSGTEHFAIV, encoded by the coding sequence ATGGAACGCGATCAGGCCAGCAAATTCATCAACGACCTGCTGAAGCTCATGGTGGGGCGCGGCGGCAGCGACCTTTTCATCACGGCGGAATTCCCCCCTGCCATCAAGGTGGACGGGAAGGTCACGAAGGTCTCCCCCCAGCCGCTCACGCCGGCGCACACCCTCACCCTTGCGCGCGCCATCATGAGCGACAAGCAGGTGGCGGATTTCGAGCGCACGAAGGAATGCAACTTCGCCATATCCCCCGCGGGCATCGGCCGCTTCCGCGTGAACGCCTTCATCCAGCAGGGCCGCGTGGGCATGGTGCTGCGGACCATCCCGCTCACGCTGCCCACCATCGACGGGCTGGGCGTGCCGCAGGTGCTCAAGGAAATCACCATGTCCAAGCGCGGGCTGTGCATCCTCGTGGGTGCCACCGGCTCGGGCAAGTCCACCACCCTCGCGGCCATGGTGGACTGGCGCAACGAGAACTCCTTCGGCCACATCATCACGGTGGAAGACCCCATCGAGTTCGTGCACCCGCACAAGAACTGCGTGGTCACCCAGCGCGAGGTGGGCCTGGACACCGACAGCTGGGAGGCGGCCCTCAAGAACACGCTGCGCCAGGCGCCCGACGTGATCCTCATGGGAGAAATCCGCGACCGCGAGACCATGGACCATGCCATCGCCTTCTCCGAGACCGGCCACCTGTGCCTCGCCACGCTGCACGCCAACAGCGCCAACCAGGCGCTGGACCGGATCATCAACTTCTTCCCCGAGGAACGGCGCGCGCAGCTGCTCATGGACCTGTCGCTCAACCTGCGCGCCATGGTGTCCCAGCGGCTCATCCCCAAGCAGGACGGCAAGGGCCGCGCCGCGGCGGTGGAAGTCATGCTCAACACGCCCCTGATCGCCGACCTGATCTTCAAGGGTGAAGTCGCCGAGATCAAGGAGATCATGAAGAAGAGCCGCAACCTCGGCATGCAGACCTTCGACCAGTCGCTGTTCGACCTCTTCGAGGCCAACGTCATCGGCTACGAGGACGCCCTGCGCAACGCCGACTCGCTCAACGACCTGCGGCTGCAGATCAAGCTCGGCAGCCAGCGCGCCCGCAGCACCGACCTGTCGTCCGGCACCGAGCACTTCGCCATCGTCTGA
- a CDS encoding cyclic nucleotide-binding domain-containing protein, with protein MKGILGLLKAKSRGNKSGGEGASDSVFFTTAFAGQGVDSSMLVPWEARAVEVAAQRLPASRGGKLLQALWSKDRYMAHLDASAVERMERFFHFAAVPADRDVIRQDEYGNFMVVLLTGTIAVDRVQPWGEHLRLAETRPGDILGEMSLLDSGIRFSACTTLTDCEIAVLSAEALDDMMAKDPQLAASLVALLARKLSQRLRVVSARLSDSQR; from the coding sequence ATGAAAGGCATCCTCGGCCTGCTCAAAGCCAAGTCCCGCGGCAACAAGTCCGGCGGCGAAGGCGCCAGCGATTCGGTCTTTTTCACCACGGCCTTCGCCGGCCAGGGCGTGGACAGCTCCATGCTCGTGCCCTGGGAAGCCCGCGCCGTGGAGGTCGCTGCGCAGCGCCTGCCCGCAAGCCGGGGCGGCAAGCTGCTGCAGGCGCTCTGGTCGAAGGACCGCTACATGGCCCACCTCGACGCCTCCGCCGTCGAGCGCATGGAGCGGTTCTTCCATTTCGCGGCCGTGCCCGCCGACCGCGACGTCATCCGCCAGGACGAATACGGCAACTTCATGGTCGTGCTGCTGACCGGCACCATCGCCGTGGACCGTGTGCAGCCCTGGGGCGAGCACCTGCGGCTCGCGGAAACCCGCCCGGGCGACATCCTCGGCGAGATGTCGCTGCTGGACAGCGGCATCCGCTTCTCCGCCTGCACCACGCTGACCGACTGCGAGATCGCCGTGCTCAGCGCCGAGGCCCTGGACGACATGATGGCCAAGGACCCCCAGCTCGCCGCGAGCCTGGTCGCCCTGCTTGCGCGCAAGCTCTCGCAGCGCCTGCGGGTCGTCAGCGCCCGCCTGAGCGACAGCCAGCGCTGA
- a CDS encoding type IV pilus twitching motility protein PilT, which produces MDITQLLAFSVKNKASDLHLSAGLPPMIRVHGDVRRINVDALDHKTVHAMVYDIMSDAQRKVYEEFLEVDFSFEIEGLARFRVNAFNQNRGAAAVFRTIPSKILTLEQLNAPRIFADLALKPRGLVLVTGPTGSGKSTTLAAMVNHLNETEYGHILTVEDPIEFVHDSKKCLINQREVGPMTLSFAAALKSALREDPDAILVGEMRDLETIRLAMTAAETGHLVFGTLHTSSAAKTIDRIIDVFPAEEKEMVRAMLSESLQAVISQTLCKTKDGQGRVAAHEIMLGTSAIRNLIREAKVAQMYSTIQTSSSVGMQTLDQNLTDLVRRNIISPAEARGKAKIPENFPG; this is translated from the coding sequence GTGGACATCACCCAACTGCTCGCCTTCAGCGTGAAGAACAAGGCTTCCGACCTGCACCTGTCCGCGGGCCTGCCTCCGATGATCCGCGTGCATGGCGACGTGCGCCGCATCAACGTCGATGCGCTCGACCACAAGACGGTGCATGCCATGGTGTACGACATCATGAGCGATGCCCAGCGCAAGGTGTACGAGGAGTTCCTGGAAGTGGACTTCTCGTTCGAGATCGAGGGCCTGGCGCGCTTCCGGGTCAACGCCTTCAACCAGAACCGCGGCGCGGCCGCCGTGTTCCGGACCATCCCGAGCAAGATCCTCACGCTCGAGCAACTCAATGCCCCGCGCATCTTCGCCGACCTCGCCCTCAAGCCGCGCGGCCTCGTGCTCGTCACCGGCCCCACGGGCTCGGGCAAGTCCACCACGCTCGCGGCCATGGTGAACCACCTCAACGAGACCGAGTACGGGCACATCCTCACGGTGGAAGACCCGATCGAGTTCGTGCACGACTCCAAGAAGTGCCTGATCAACCAGCGCGAGGTCGGGCCGATGACGCTGTCCTTCGCCGCCGCGCTGAAATCCGCGCTGCGCGAAGACCCGGACGCCATCCTCGTGGGTGAAATGCGCGACCTCGAGACCATCCGCCTGGCCATGACGGCCGCCGAGACGGGCCACCTCGTGTTCGGCACCCTGCACACCTCCAGCGCCGCCAAGACCATCGACCGGATCATCGACGTGTTCCCCGCCGAGGAAAAGGAGATGGTGCGCGCCATGCTGTCCGAATCGCTGCAGGCCGTGATCTCCCAGACGCTGTGCAAGACCAAGGACGGCCAGGGCCGCGTGGCGGCGCACGAGATCATGCTGGGCACCAGCGCCATCCGCAACCTGATCCGCGAGGCCAAGGTGGCGCAGATGTACTCCACCATCCAGACCAGCAGCAGCGTCGGCATGCAGACGCTGGACCAGAACCTCACCGACCTCGTGCGGCGCAACATCATCAGCCCCGCGGAAGCCCGCGGCAAGGCCAAGATTCCGGAGAACTTCCCGGGCTGA
- a CDS encoding YggS family pyridoxal phosphate-dependent enzyme — translation MTTIGNNLQGVLDRIAQACAGAGRAPSSVRLLAVSKTFGAPAVREAALAGQRAFGENYIQEGVEKIVALGAPESGLAHALEWHCIGPVQSNKTRLVAEHFDWVHTVDRPKTAERLSQQRPDHLPALQVCIQVNVDGGATKAGLPPDEVPGLALAVARLPRLRLRGLMAIPEPAPDFAAQFSVHAQARALFDRLRASGAPGLEDFDTLSLGMTADLEAAIHAGSTMVRVGSGIFGARSYPR, via the coding sequence ATGACGACGATTGGTAACAACCTCCAAGGGGTCCTGGACCGCATCGCGCAGGCCTGCGCGGGGGCGGGCCGGGCGCCCTCCAGCGTGCGGCTGCTGGCCGTTTCCAAGACCTTCGGCGCCCCGGCCGTCCGCGAGGCGGCGCTGGCGGGGCAGAGGGCGTTCGGCGAGAACTACATCCAGGAGGGCGTCGAGAAGATCGTTGCCCTGGGTGCGCCAGAGTCCGGCCTCGCCCATGCGCTGGAATGGCACTGCATCGGCCCCGTGCAGAGCAACAAGACACGGCTGGTGGCGGAGCATTTCGACTGGGTGCACACGGTGGACCGCCCCAAGACGGCCGAGCGCCTGTCGCAGCAGCGCCCGGACCACCTGCCGGCGCTGCAGGTGTGCATCCAGGTGAACGTGGACGGCGGCGCCACCAAGGCGGGCCTGCCGCCGGACGAGGTGCCCGGCCTGGCCCTGGCCGTGGCGCGGCTGCCACGCCTGAGGCTGCGGGGGCTCATGGCCATCCCCGAGCCGGCTCCGGACTTCGCGGCGCAGTTCTCGGTGCATGCGCAGGCGAGGGCGCTCTTCGACCGCCTGCGCGCATCCGGCGCTCCGGGCCTGGAGGACTTCGACACGCTCTCGCTGGGCATGACGGCCGACCTGGAGGCCGCCATCCACGCGGGCAGCACCATGGTGCGCGTGGGCAGCGGGATCTTCGGCGCGCGCAGCTACCCGCGCTAA
- the ltaE gene encoding low-specificity L-threonine aldolase, whose product MHDFRSDTVTQPTAAMREAMQTAPLGDDVFGDDPSVNDLQNHAAELLGFDAALFAPSGTQANLIALMGHCQRGDEAIVGQSWHTYRWEGGGMATLGSIHPQPIENRADGTLCLRDIASAIKPDDPHFARTRLVVLENTAGGQVLPNPYIADVAALARSRQLSMHLDGARLFNAATANAMAHGTDVYDEARAICAHFDSASICLSKGLGAPVGSLLLGSHEFIARARRTRKMLGGAMRQVGMLAAAGHYALDHHVRRMADDHTLLRSLAEGLAEVGRSHPVLRRRLSVASAHTNILFTDVHSDIAPALMAWLSQHGIYVTRSLCGGQIRLRWVTHLDVGPEDVEHTLGCVEAFQG is encoded by the coding sequence ATGCACGACTTCCGCAGCGACACCGTCACGCAGCCCACCGCGGCCATGCGTGAAGCCATGCAGACCGCCCCCCTGGGCGACGACGTCTTCGGCGACGACCCTTCCGTGAACGACCTGCAGAACCATGCCGCGGAACTCCTGGGATTCGACGCCGCGCTGTTCGCCCCCAGCGGCACGCAGGCCAACCTCATCGCGCTCATGGGCCACTGCCAGCGGGGGGACGAAGCCATCGTGGGCCAGAGCTGGCACACCTACCGCTGGGAAGGCGGCGGCATGGCGACGCTGGGCTCCATCCATCCCCAGCCCATCGAGAACCGCGCCGACGGCACGTTGTGCCTGCGCGATATCGCGTCCGCCATCAAGCCGGACGACCCGCACTTCGCCCGCACCCGCCTCGTGGTGCTGGAAAACACGGCCGGCGGGCAGGTCCTGCCCAACCCGTACATCGCCGACGTGGCCGCCCTCGCGCGCAGCCGCCAGCTGTCCATGCACCTCGACGGCGCCCGCCTGTTCAATGCGGCCACCGCCAACGCCATGGCCCACGGCACGGACGTGTACGACGAGGCGCGCGCCATCTGCGCGCACTTCGACTCCGCCTCGATCTGCCTGAGCAAGGGCCTGGGCGCCCCCGTGGGCTCCCTGCTGCTCGGCTCCCATGAGTTCATCGCCCGTGCCCGGCGCACCCGCAAGATGCTGGGCGGCGCCATGCGGCAGGTCGGCATGCTCGCGGCCGCAGGGCACTATGCCCTGGACCACCACGTGCGCCGCATGGCGGACGACCACACCCTGCTACGCTCGCTGGCCGAGGGCCTGGCGGAGGTCGGCCGCAGCCATCCGGTGCTGCGCCGGCGCCTCAGCGTGGCCTCCGCGCACACCAACATCCTGTTCACCGACGTGCACTCCGACATCGCCCCGGCCCTCATGGCCTGGCTGTCCCAGCACGGCATCTACGTCACGCGCAGCCTCTGCGGCGGGCAGATCCGCCTGCGCTGGGTCACCCACCTGGACGTGGGCCCCGAAGACGTCGAACACACCCTGGGCTGCGTCGAGGCATTCCAGGGCTGA
- a CDS encoding aminotransferase class V-fold PLP-dependent enzyme, which produces MPGLLPDVDPDGLLEFSVVYTDRALNHMSRRFAAVVQDILATLKSVYGAHTAVLVPGSGTFGMEAAARQFANREKVLIVRNGWFSYRWSQIFDAGGLGGGAVVCQARQQGEGPQAPWAPCPAAEVAQAIRAERPKVVFAPHVETASGILLPDDYLRTVAEAAHEVGALFVLDCVASGAMWVDMRATGVDVLISAPQKGWSGSPCCAMVMLSERARQAIEGTQSSSFSCDLKKWMQIAEGYEKGQHAYHTTMPTDALVRLRDVMFETRDDGFERVRERQIELGAKVRALLESRGFPSVAAEGWKAPGVVVSYTTDPGIQSGRKFLEAGLQTAAGVPLQCGEGPDFQTFRLGLFGLDKWRDVDRTVGHLAAALDRIAPAQG; this is translated from the coding sequence ATGCCCGGTCTGTTGCCCGATGTCGATCCCGATGGCCTGCTGGAGTTCTCGGTCGTGTACACCGACCGGGCTCTCAACCATATGTCCCGCCGCTTCGCCGCGGTGGTGCAGGACATCCTCGCCACGCTGAAGTCGGTGTACGGCGCCCACACCGCCGTGCTCGTTCCCGGCAGCGGCACGTTCGGCATGGAGGCGGCGGCCCGCCAGTTCGCCAACCGTGAGAAGGTGCTGATCGTGCGCAATGGCTGGTTCAGCTACCGCTGGAGCCAGATTTTCGACGCGGGCGGCCTGGGCGGCGGTGCCGTGGTCTGCCAGGCGCGCCAGCAGGGCGAGGGCCCGCAGGCCCCCTGGGCGCCGTGCCCGGCCGCCGAGGTGGCGCAGGCCATCCGCGCCGAGCGGCCGAAGGTGGTGTTCGCTCCGCATGTGGAGACGGCCAGCGGCATCCTGCTGCCGGACGACTACCTGCGCACCGTGGCAGAGGCGGCACACGAGGTGGGCGCGCTGTTCGTGCTGGACTGCGTGGCTTCCGGCGCGATGTGGGTGGACATGCGTGCCACGGGTGTGGACGTGCTCATCTCCGCGCCGCAGAAGGGCTGGAGCGGCTCGCCCTGCTGCGCCATGGTCATGCTGAGCGAGCGCGCGCGGCAGGCGATCGAGGGCACGCAGAGTTCCAGCTTCTCCTGCGACCTCAAGAAGTGGATGCAGATCGCGGAAGGCTACGAGAAGGGGCAGCATGCCTACCACACGACCATGCCGACCGATGCGCTCGTGCGGCTGCGGGACGTGATGTTCGAGACCCGCGACGACGGCTTCGAGCGGGTGCGCGAGCGGCAGATCGAACTGGGCGCGAAGGTGCGCGCGCTGCTGGAGTCGCGCGGGTTCCCGAGCGTGGCGGCCGAGGGCTGGAAGGCGCCGGGCGTGGTGGTGAGCTACACCACCGATCCGGGCATCCAGAGCGGCCGGAAGTTCCTGGAGGCCGGCTTGCAGACGGCCGCGGGCGTGCCGCTGCAGTGCGGCGAGGGCCCGGATTTCCAGACGTTCCGCCTGGGCCTCTTCGGGCTGGACAAGTGGCGCGACGTGGACCGCACGGTCGGTCACCTTGCCGCGGCCCTGGACCGCATCGCGCCCGCCCAGGGCTGA